One window from the genome of Spirosoma rhododendri encodes:
- the recQ gene encoding DNA helicase RecQ translates to MLLTDAPGADAQGSATTTLQTPADYLKQYYGYDRFRPMQEDIVRSIVGGRDTVVLMPTGGGKSVCFQIPALMLPGLTVVISPLIALMKDQVGALHMNGIPAAYYNSTQTSREQHAIEDDCLKGKLKLLYVSPEKLLTEAFFEFLKHTNLSLFAIDEAHCISSWGHDFRPEYTQLHVLKEQFPTVPTIALTATADKLTRADIATRLGMVDPAVFISSFNRTNLSLKVMPGQNRIQQIIRLLQQKPNTSGIIYCLSRKSTESLAAKLQEKGFNAAFYHAKMDPADRARTQEAFLRDDVRIMCATIAFGMGIDKSNVRWVIHYNMPKNIESFYQEIGRAGRDGADAQTVLFYSFADVATYKDMLAENNPANLGLQLAKLERMQQYADAHTCRRQILLSYFSEDLPEPCGNCDVCRDPRVTFDGTILAQKALSAMVRTGERVPMNLLVDILRGSRSQAVMQGGYDQIKTYGAGRDLRFEEWRSYIHQLINIGVIEVAYDQHYALRRGILADAVLKNGRKIELVRPDDAPKPAPVEKPKTKTEVNRDELFEQLRTLRKQLADEQNVPPYVIFTDTTLEDMARQKPTTPDALRNVSGVGERKLQLFGRQFLATITNYVRGRVQAGEKPKGSTQLQTLDLFNQGMTIDEIAVERTLKSSSIASHLVQLARAGYDIDLVSLLDPIERREIEKAIREVGLEEGRLKPVFEYLNGRYDYAKLTLVVGLMEQ, encoded by the coding sequence ATGCTGCTTACCGATGCACCGGGGGCCGACGCACAGGGGTCGGCTACCACGACCCTGCAAACGCCCGCCGATTACCTGAAACAATACTACGGCTACGACCGCTTCCGGCCCATGCAGGAAGACATCGTCCGGTCGATAGTGGGCGGGCGCGACACGGTGGTGCTCATGCCGACGGGCGGGGGCAAATCGGTTTGTTTTCAGATTCCGGCCCTGATGCTGCCCGGCCTGACGGTGGTTATCTCCCCGCTGATTGCCCTGATGAAAGATCAGGTTGGCGCGCTGCACATGAACGGTATTCCGGCGGCTTATTACAACAGCACCCAGACCAGCCGCGAGCAGCACGCCATCGAAGACGACTGCCTGAAGGGTAAGCTCAAACTGCTGTATGTGTCGCCCGAAAAGCTGCTGACCGAAGCGTTTTTTGAGTTTCTGAAACACACAAACCTGTCGCTCTTCGCCATCGATGAAGCGCACTGTATCTCGTCGTGGGGTCACGATTTCCGGCCGGAATACACGCAGCTGCACGTGCTGAAAGAGCAGTTCCCCACGGTACCAACCATTGCCCTGACCGCGACAGCCGACAAGCTGACCCGCGCCGACATTGCCACCCGGCTCGGCATGGTCGATCCGGCAGTGTTTATCTCGTCGTTCAACCGGACAAACCTCAGCCTGAAGGTGATGCCGGGGCAGAACCGCATTCAGCAGATCATCAGGCTGTTGCAGCAGAAGCCCAACACGTCGGGGATTATTTACTGCCTGAGCCGCAAATCGACCGAATCGCTGGCGGCCAAGTTGCAGGAAAAAGGCTTCAACGCGGCTTTCTACCACGCCAAAATGGACCCCGCCGACCGTGCCCGCACGCAGGAAGCGTTTCTGCGCGACGACGTTCGGATTATGTGCGCGACGATTGCCTTCGGTATGGGCATCGACAAGTCGAACGTGCGCTGGGTGATCCATTACAACATGCCCAAAAACATCGAGAGCTTCTACCAGGAGATCGGGCGGGCCGGACGCGACGGGGCCGATGCGCAAACGGTATTGTTCTACAGTTTCGCCGACGTGGCGACGTACAAGGATATGCTGGCCGAAAACAACCCGGCTAACCTGGGGCTGCAACTCGCCAAGCTGGAGCGGATGCAACAGTACGCCGACGCTCACACCTGCCGCCGTCAGATTCTGCTCTCGTATTTCTCGGAAGATCTGCCCGAACCCTGCGGCAACTGCGACGTCTGCCGCGACCCGCGCGTAACGTTCGACGGGACGATACTGGCCCAAAAGGCGCTCTCGGCGATGGTGCGGACGGGCGAACGCGTGCCGATGAACCTGCTGGTCGACATTCTGCGCGGCTCACGGAGTCAGGCCGTCATGCAGGGTGGCTACGATCAGATCAAAACCTACGGCGCGGGCCGCGACCTCCGCTTCGAGGAGTGGCGCAGCTATATTCATCAGCTTATCAACATCGGCGTAATCGAGGTGGCCTACGATCAGCACTACGCCCTGCGCCGGGGTATCCTGGCCGACGCCGTATTGAAGAACGGGCGCAAGATCGAACTCGTCCGGCCCGACGACGCGCCGAAGCCCGCACCGGTCGAGAAACCAAAGACTAAAACGGAAGTCAACCGCGACGAGCTGTTCGAGCAACTGCGTACCCTGCGCAAACAACTCGCCGACGAGCAGAACGTGCCGCCCTACGTCATCTTTACCGATACGACGCTGGAAGATATGGCCCGGCAAAAACCCACGACGCCCGACGCGCTGCGCAACGTCAGCGGGGTAGGCGAACGCAAGCTGCAACTGTTCGGGCGGCAGTTTCTGGCAACGATCACCAACTACGTCCGGGGGCGGGTGCAGGCCGGTGAAAAGCCCAAAGGATCGACCCAGTTACAGACGCTCGACCTGTTCAATCAGGGCATGACGATCGACGAGATTGCGGTCGAACGTACCCTTAAAAGCAGCTCAATTGCGAGTCATCTGGTGCAGCTCGCCCGCGCGGGCTACGACATCGATCTGGTATCCCTGCTTGACCCGATTGAACGGCGCGAGATTGAAAAAGCCATCCGCGAAGTAGGGCTGGAAGAAGGGCGTTTAAAGCCCGTTTTTGAGTACTTAAACGGTCGTTACGACTACGCCAAGCTCACGCTCGTCGTCGGCCTGATGGAGCAGTAG
- a CDS encoding lytic transglycosylase domain-containing protein: MHSFVTLSLSALLLTGTASSIQFVHTGPSTTVQLTATNRLFSPDLKTLPPVYFCGESVPLHEEVVARRLVNALVRNTKQDEYLFQMRQRASRFFPIIEPILTKHNIPADFKYLPLVESALQGFAVSPRGATGYWQFMPATARELGLSVQPGHDDRKDLRKSTEAACRYLSYLHNRLGSWTLAAAAYNNGIGALLGNIRKQQQRDYYYLRLNAETGKYLYRILAFKELFSNSHLYEGVIPDRILASLRQPVGGVLAADDSDVLMPVQLINEATEVAINDAVDTPADGERLTDIPLPNAADVFRDGIRTRLHQSANLERGQTWVFNLTRAGMVDGQPVSEGDMLYAVVEDIDPKTSRIYLRADKVYSASEHRTYDLSLAAIDAATGRLGVEVPDIDQVRIGWTLTWKSL; this comes from the coding sequence ATGCATTCATTCGTTACCCTGTCCTTATCAGCGTTACTGCTGACGGGCACTGCTTCATCCATACAATTCGTTCATACGGGCCCATCCACAACCGTACAGCTAACCGCCACCAATCGGCTGTTCAGCCCCGATCTGAAAACGTTGCCGCCCGTTTACTTTTGTGGCGAATCGGTGCCGCTGCACGAAGAGGTCGTTGCCCGGCGGCTGGTAAATGCACTCGTGCGGAACACGAAGCAGGACGAATACCTGTTTCAGATGCGGCAGCGGGCCTCCCGCTTCTTCCCCATCATCGAACCTATTCTGACTAAGCACAACATACCCGCCGACTTCAAATATTTACCGCTGGTCGAGAGTGCTTTACAAGGATTTGCGGTGTCGCCACGCGGAGCTACGGGCTACTGGCAGTTTATGCCCGCCACCGCCCGTGAACTTGGCTTGAGCGTACAGCCCGGCCACGACGACCGGAAAGACCTGCGTAAATCGACCGAAGCCGCCTGCCGCTACCTTAGCTACCTCCACAACCGGCTCGGCTCCTGGACACTGGCGGCTGCGGCCTATAACAACGGCATTGGCGCGCTGCTGGGCAATATCCGGAAGCAGCAGCAACGCGACTATTATTACCTGCGGCTCAACGCCGAAACAGGCAAGTACCTGTACCGGATTCTGGCGTTTAAAGAGCTGTTTTCCAACTCACATCTGTACGAGGGCGTCATTCCAGACCGGATACTGGCCAGTCTGCGGCAACCAGTTGGCGGTGTACTGGCAGCCGACGACAGCGACGTGCTGATGCCGGTTCAGCTAATCAACGAGGCCACCGAAGTAGCGATCAACGACGCGGTCGATACGCCTGCCGATGGCGAACGCCTGACCGATATTCCGCTGCCCAATGCGGCCGACGTGTTTCGGGACGGTATTCGTACGCGGCTGCATCAGTCGGCCAATCTGGAGCGCGGCCAAACGTGGGTCTTTAACCTGACACGCGCGGGTATGGTCGACGGTCAACCCGTATCGGAGGGCGACATGCTCTACGCCGTTGTGGAAGATATTGACCCCAAAACCAGCCGTATCTACCTCCGTGCCGACAAAGTGTATTCGGCCAGCGAGCACCGCACATACGACCTGTCGCTGGCAGCTATCGACGCGGCTACCGGGCGGCTGGGCGTCGAAGTACCGGATATCGACCAGGTACGCATCGGCTGGACACTTACGTGGAAGAGCCTGTAG
- a CDS encoding NHL repeat-containing protein, giving the protein MKQFLIPALLGLSLLTGCQKKETGDTASSGSSEGDTTAQSVSTVGDPKLLYTLPNKYNTPDGMAIGPDSSIYLSVPNLANNTYPGVIVKFAADSVQFFTSLPQQPDTKHAAPMDLAFGPDGNLYYAENQHENSKDYKSRLMRITMQNGKPGKIDPVVVNLALGNAVVWKGNTIYVTDSQWDMPDNDKGSAVFHFKLDELNKGVVTLKPKTMDPHILATFTTTVNETGVDNGADGLDYDSKGAFYTGSFGDGTLYKLTLKPDGTLASKETVKVSTPISCVDGLIVDRRTDKLYVCNSRTNAIVVVEPDGKVSTLVQNPDTDGKDGRVDQPAEVLLKGNRLYITDFDKPEKHFVNKKADQVHTMSYVDLK; this is encoded by the coding sequence ATGAAACAGTTCCTTATTCCGGCCTTACTCGGCCTGAGCCTACTGACCGGCTGTCAGAAAAAAGAAACGGGCGATACTGCCAGTTCGGGTAGCAGCGAAGGCGATACCACTGCGCAAAGCGTATCGACGGTGGGTGACCCAAAACTGCTGTACACCCTGCCAAATAAGTACAACACGCCCGACGGCATGGCAATCGGGCCCGACAGCTCGATCTACCTATCGGTGCCGAACCTGGCCAACAATACCTACCCCGGCGTTATCGTGAAGTTTGCCGCCGACTCCGTGCAGTTTTTTACGAGCCTGCCGCAACAGCCCGATACGAAACACGCGGCACCGATGGACCTTGCCTTCGGCCCGGACGGCAACCTATACTACGCTGAAAATCAGCACGAAAACAGCAAAGACTACAAGTCGCGGCTAATGCGGATTACGATGCAGAACGGCAAGCCGGGCAAGATCGATCCGGTGGTAGTCAATCTGGCGCTGGGCAACGCGGTGGTCTGGAAAGGCAACACGATTTACGTCACCGACAGTCAGTGGGATATGCCTGACAACGACAAGGGCAGTGCCGTATTCCACTTTAAACTGGACGAGCTAAACAAAGGCGTCGTTACGCTGAAACCCAAAACGATGGACCCCCATATTCTGGCTACGTTCACCACAACGGTCAATGAAACGGGCGTCGACAATGGGGCCGACGGACTGGATTACGACAGCAAAGGGGCCTTTTACACCGGCTCGTTCGGCGACGGCACGCTCTACAAACTAACACTCAAACCCGACGGTACGCTGGCGTCGAAAGAAACAGTAAAAGTCAGCACACCCATCAGCTGCGTCGACGGGCTGATTGTTGACCGGCGGACGGATAAGCTGTACGTCTGCAACTCGCGCACCAACGCCATCGTCGTGGTCGAGCCCGATGGAAAAGTCAGTACGCTGGTGCAGAACCCGGACACGGATGGTAAGGATGGCCGGGTCGACCAGCCGGCCGAAGTGCTGCTGAAAGGAAACCGGCTTTACATCACGGATTTCGACAAACCCGAAAAGCACTTCGTCAACAAGAAAGCCGATCAGGTACACACGATGTCGTACGTCGATCTGAAGTAA
- the bla gene encoding class A beta-lactamase: MKSAANAISRIILLAAGLFITGVGWAQTLPVAQGVDVATQRLGQEMDRIARLAKGRVGVSALHLESGRQVHLNPTDSFPMASTVKVAIAAQLLHRIEQGDLSMMTMTDLHAADLHPGSGTLDVLFAKPGVQLSVQNLLELMMVISDNSATDILLRLAGGPVAVQQRLNALGIRGMSVDRSIIQLLADLEGVTLPPADQWTPGFYNRLGKAVTAEQAKAAVARFNKDRRDRSTPDAMVSLLAQIYRGTALQPASRDTLLAVMARCRGGANRLKGYLPPGTVVSHKTGSLDETATDDVGIITLPGDAGHIAIAVFVGYSTQPAADREQVIAQLARSIYDYFLYQPPVSPTATR, translated from the coding sequence ATGAAATCAGCTGCCAATGCGATTAGCCGCATCATACTACTTGCCGCAGGACTGTTCATTACAGGGGTAGGCTGGGCCCAGACGCTACCCGTTGCGCAGGGTGTCGATGTGGCTACCCAGCGGCTCGGCCAGGAAATGGACCGCATCGCCAGACTGGCGAAGGGGCGGGTGGGTGTATCGGCACTGCATCTCGAAAGCGGCCGGCAGGTACATCTGAATCCGACCGATTCGTTTCCGATGGCCAGTACCGTTAAAGTTGCCATTGCTGCCCAGTTGCTCCACCGCATCGAGCAGGGTGACCTGTCGATGATGACGATGACCGACCTGCACGCTGCTGACCTGCACCCCGGCAGCGGTACGCTCGATGTGCTGTTTGCCAAACCGGGTGTGCAGCTATCGGTACAGAATCTGCTCGAACTGATGATGGTCATCAGCGATAACTCGGCAACCGACATACTGCTGCGGCTGGCGGGTGGGCCAGTGGCTGTACAGCAACGACTCAACGCGCTTGGTATACGCGGAATGTCGGTCGATCGGTCGATTATTCAATTGCTGGCCGATCTGGAAGGCGTCACCTTACCCCCGGCTGACCAGTGGACACCGGGCTTCTACAACCGACTCGGCAAGGCCGTAACTGCTGAACAGGCTAAAGCCGCCGTTGCCCGGTTCAACAAAGACCGGCGCGACCGGTCGACACCCGACGCGATGGTCAGTTTGCTGGCGCAGATTTATCGGGGAACGGCGCTGCAACCCGCCAGCCGGGATACGTTGCTGGCCGTAATGGCCCGGTGTCGGGGTGGGGCAAACCGGCTGAAAGGCTACCTGCCGCCCGGTACGGTCGTATCCCATAAAACCGGCTCGCTCGACGAAACCGCCACCGACGACGTGGGGATCATTACCCTGCCGGGCGACGCGGGTCATATCGCCATTGCGGTGTTTGTGGGGTATTCGACGCAGCCGGCCGCTGACCGCGAGCAGGTTATCGCGCAGCTGGCCCGTAGTATCTACGATTATTTTCTATACCAGCCGCCTGTTTCTCCCACTGCTACCCGCTGA
- a CDS encoding serine hydrolase, translating to MTRLYCLLFLLITVRAVGQKPISPKQIREFDTYVERVRQQWDIPGLAITVVKDGRVLFAKGYGVRELSGTAPANGGPVDTQMLFACASTTKAMTVTLLGMLVDAGKLRWDDPVYQYLPELQFYEPYVTRQVTIRDLLLHNTGVGGTDFFTSAMNIPASEMFRRMVLVRPSYSFRSGYVYQNTMYSAAGRIIERVTGQTWAETIQARIFQPLGMTRTVPKRGYIRDDNLTRPHVRINDTIRVIPYGPDSEIGSAGAVWSSADDIGKWVICMLDSGKYAGGRLLKPATWAEIFRPQTMVPDDEYATMQLLKPNWFTYSLGWYQHDYRGHKVNFHTGSLAGLTAITGQLPNEKLGVFVFGNLDHAEGRHALLYKTLDWFALGGNRDWSTEFKNLYDGLARQSREAGQALEARRVANTKTTLPLPAYAGTYTSPLYGEATVTVTGDRLAFNLNNVLTATLPHWQYDTFRGSYDNTWTGKATAQFTLSPAGTVQTLLFDGLLFQRKP from the coding sequence ATGACGCGTTTGTACTGCCTGCTCTTCCTGCTGATAACGGTTCGTGCCGTCGGGCAAAAGCCCATTTCCCCGAAACAGATCCGGGAATTTGATACGTACGTCGAGCGTGTGCGTCAACAATGGGATATACCCGGCCTGGCAATTACGGTCGTGAAAGACGGACGGGTGCTGTTTGCCAAAGGATACGGCGTCCGCGAACTGTCCGGGACAGCTCCAGCCAACGGCGGACCCGTCGATACGCAGATGCTGTTTGCCTGTGCGTCAACGACCAAAGCCATGACCGTCACGTTGCTGGGTATGCTGGTCGATGCCGGAAAACTGCGCTGGGACGACCCTGTCTACCAGTACCTGCCGGAACTACAGTTTTACGAACCGTACGTCACCCGGCAGGTCACCATCCGCGATTTACTACTGCATAATACGGGCGTGGGCGGCACCGATTTTTTTACCAGTGCCATGAATATTCCGGCCAGTGAAATGTTTCGGCGAATGGTGCTGGTCAGGCCCAGTTACTCGTTCCGGTCTGGTTACGTCTACCAGAATACCATGTACTCAGCGGCCGGCCGGATCATCGAACGGGTGACGGGTCAAACCTGGGCAGAGACCATACAGGCCCGTATTTTTCAGCCGTTGGGTATGACCCGGACAGTGCCCAAGCGCGGCTATATCAGGGACGATAATCTGACGCGTCCGCACGTTCGTATCAACGATACCATTCGCGTAATTCCGTACGGCCCCGATAGCGAAATCGGGTCGGCGGGGGCAGTATGGTCATCCGCCGACGATATTGGTAAATGGGTTATCTGCATGCTCGACAGCGGGAAGTACGCGGGTGGCCGACTGCTCAAACCGGCTACCTGGGCCGAAATCTTCCGTCCGCAGACCATGGTACCCGACGACGAGTACGCGACCATGCAGCTGCTGAAACCCAACTGGTTTACGTACAGCCTGGGCTGGTATCAGCACGACTACCGGGGCCACAAGGTAAACTTTCATACGGGGAGTCTGGCGGGGTTGACGGCCATCACGGGTCAGCTCCCCAACGAGAAACTGGGCGTGTTTGTATTCGGCAATCTTGACCACGCCGAGGGGCGGCATGCGTTGCTTTACAAAACGCTCGACTGGTTCGCCCTGGGGGGTAATCGCGACTGGAGTACCGAATTTAAAAACCTGTACGATGGACTGGCCCGGCAAAGCCGGGAGGCCGGGCAGGCCCTGGAAGCCCGGCGCGTTGCCAATACGAAAACTACGCTCCCCCTGCCGGCTTATGCCGGTACGTACACCAGCCCGCTTTATGGTGAAGCCACGGTAACCGTAACCGGTGACCGGCTGGCCTTCAACCTGAACAACGTACTGACGGCCACGCTGCCCCACTGGCAATACGATACGTTCCGGGGTAGTTACGACAACACCTGGACTGGTAAAGCTACGGCTCAGTTTACGCTCAGCCCCGCCGGTACTGTTCAGACGCTGCTGTTCGACGGGCTTCTGTTTCAGCGTAAACCGTGA
- a CDS encoding lytic transglycosylase domain-containing protein produces the protein MTSALAGPVLGPDTSRIQSAASGLDNPALLVVDSSKRVFPVYFCGEELPVSEPRIARRWVQVLRTYGAQQECLFTLRQRASKFFPIIDPILRKYKIPRDFRFLPLAESELVSNSVSPKGASGYWQIMPGTARDLGLKVGDGVDERYNLEKATIAVCHHLHQLYRELGSWTLVAAAYNGGITHVQKTIAKQKNANYYRLRLHRETSHYLFRVLAYKELLSNPRQYAVLLKNSTMEQLIKPLPSWHKPLATPHKIKDSPTIELVDDDDIDPSWGPRPNNALTKAPSDTSQWLASAAMKRLADGIEDQNSEQPIRKVIMGLTVLRFRRPRFLKKKEGGIRPLHFWDWI, from the coding sequence ATGACGTCTGCATTGGCAGGGCCCGTTTTGGGGCCGGATACCAGCCGCATTCAGTCTGCCGCGAGTGGCCTTGATAACCCCGCTCTGCTGGTTGTCGATTCCTCCAAACGGGTATTCCCGGTTTATTTTTGTGGTGAAGAACTGCCCGTCAGCGAGCCCCGCATTGCCCGGCGCTGGGTGCAGGTTTTACGGACCTACGGCGCGCAGCAGGAATGCCTGTTTACCCTCCGGCAGCGCGCGTCTAAATTCTTCCCGATCATTGACCCGATCCTGCGGAAATACAAAATTCCGCGCGACTTCCGCTTCCTGCCGCTGGCCGAAAGCGAACTGGTCAGTAACTCGGTATCGCCGAAAGGCGCGTCGGGCTACTGGCAGATTATGCCCGGCACCGCCCGCGATCTGGGTCTGAAAGTTGGTGATGGTGTCGATGAGCGGTACAACCTGGAGAAAGCAACCATCGCCGTCTGCCATCACCTCCACCAGCTATACCGCGAACTGGGTTCGTGGACACTGGTGGCGGCTGCTTACAACGGGGGCATTACCCACGTCCAGAAAACGATTGCCAAGCAGAAAAACGCCAATTACTACCGGCTGCGTCTGCACCGCGAAACCAGCCACTACCTGTTTCGGGTGCTGGCCTACAAAGAACTGCTCAGCAACCCGCGTCAGTATGCCGTACTACTGAAAAACTCGACGATGGAGCAGCTCATCAAGCCACTCCCAAGCTGGCACAAACCCCTGGCTACGCCCCACAAGATCAAGGACTCGCCTACGATCGAACTGGTTGACGATGACGATATTGACCCGAGCTGGGGCCCCCGGCCAAACAACGCACTGACCAAAGCTCCTTCTGACACGAGCCAGTGGCTGGCGTCGGCAGCAATGAAGCGACTTGCGGATGGCATTGAGGATCAGAACAGTGAACAGCCTATTCGCAAAGTAATTATGGGCCTGACGGTATTGCGGTTCCGGCGGCCCCGCTTTCTTAAAAAGAAAGAAGGCGGCATTCGTCCACTTCACTTCTGGGACTGGATATAA
- a CDS encoding GbsR/MarR family transcriptional regulator yields the protein MTFEEAKDTFIHTWGTLATQWGISRSMAQLHALLLIAPEPLSTESIMEQLQISRGNASMTLRDLMDWGLIFKQLKPGERKEFFWAEKDIWKVARQVAKERRRREITPVVEVLNELKNISTDTPEAQEFQRVMTGLSNVVGFADSTLNAVIKAEENWLMSQFIKVFR from the coding sequence ATGACGTTTGAGGAAGCAAAAGATACATTTATCCACACCTGGGGTACCCTGGCGACACAATGGGGCATCAGCCGGTCGATGGCGCAGCTTCACGCCCTGCTGCTCATCGCGCCCGAACCACTGAGTACGGAAAGTATCATGGAGCAGCTTCAGATTTCGCGGGGCAACGCCAGCATGACCCTACGCGACCTGATGGATTGGGGGCTGATTTTCAAGCAGCTCAAACCCGGCGAACGAAAGGAATTTTTCTGGGCGGAGAAAGACATCTGGAAAGTGGCCCGACAGGTAGCTAAAGAACGACGTCGCCGGGAAATCACGCCCGTTGTCGAGGTGTTGAATGAGTTGAAGAACATCTCCACCGATACACCGGAAGCGCAGGAATTTCAACGGGTAATGACTGGACTTAGCAACGTCGTTGGTTTTGCCGACAGTACGCTGAACGCGGTAATCAAAGCCGAAGAAAACTGGCTTATGAGTCAGTTCATCAAAGTATTCCGATAA
- a CDS encoding cystathionine gamma-synthase family protein, with protein sequence MDIQHAQKGTASVWAGETEPFADGATTPPIVNSVTYAYHDLDEWHAVATGRADGHIYSRNTNPTVRVLEEKIRVLEGAEAATSFSTGMGAISNTLFALLGPGKRVVSLNDTYGGTSRLFLDFLPGYQVNVTLCETTNHEQIEAEVAKGCDLLYLETPTNPTLKIVDIQRLAAAAHRVGAVVVVDNTFATPINQNPLRLGADLVLHSATKFLCGHSDAMGGVLCGKKELVERVFRFREINGASLQAEPAYLIARGMKTLELRIERQNASAMRIARYLNDHPKVETVFFPGLETHPGHAIACAQMTGFGSMMSFSLKAGYDAVKQFLPALRFVHLAASLGSVSTLAGPPRTTSHVELTSEQRAQLGIPEGLIRYSVGIENVDDLIADLEQALAIVPEPADALLTA encoded by the coding sequence ATGGATATACAGCACGCACAGAAAGGTACCGCTTCGGTATGGGCGGGTGAAACCGAACCCTTCGCCGACGGCGCTACTACGCCCCCCATTGTCAACAGTGTTACCTACGCCTACCACGATCTGGACGAATGGCACGCCGTGGCGACGGGCCGGGCAGACGGGCATATCTACAGCCGGAATACCAACCCGACGGTGCGGGTGCTGGAGGAGAAAATCCGTGTGCTGGAAGGAGCTGAAGCCGCTACGTCGTTTTCGACGGGTATGGGGGCCATCAGCAATACACTGTTCGCGCTGCTAGGGCCGGGCAAACGGGTCGTGTCGCTCAACGATACGTATGGTGGCACGAGTCGGCTGTTTCTCGATTTTTTGCCTGGCTATCAGGTCAATGTCACGCTGTGCGAGACCACCAACCACGAGCAGATCGAAGCCGAAGTAGCGAAAGGCTGTGACCTGCTCTATCTGGAAACCCCCACAAACCCTACGCTCAAGATCGTTGATATTCAGCGGCTGGCTGCGGCTGCGCACCGGGTCGGGGCCGTGGTTGTGGTCGATAATACGTTTGCGACGCCGATCAACCAGAACCCGCTCCGGCTGGGGGCTGATCTGGTTCTCCACAGTGCTACCAAATTTCTGTGCGGTCACTCTGACGCGATGGGTGGGGTGCTCTGCGGTAAAAAAGAACTGGTCGAGCGGGTGTTTCGCTTCCGCGAGATCAACGGGGCCAGCTTGCAGGCTGAACCGGCTTACCTGATTGCGCGGGGAATGAAAACACTCGAACTGCGTATCGAACGACAGAACGCGTCGGCGATGCGCATTGCCCGGTATCTAAACGACCATCCAAAAGTCGAAACGGTATTTTTCCCCGGTCTGGAAACCCACCCCGGCCACGCCATCGCGTGCGCGCAAATGACGGGTTTCGGTAGCATGATGAGCTTCTCGCTGAAAGCCGGGTACGACGCCGTAAAGCAGTTTCTGCCTGCGTTGCGGTTCGTGCATCTGGCCGCCAGTCTGGGGTCGGTCAGTACGCTGGCCGGACCACCGCGTACCACCAGCCATGTCGAACTGACATCGGAGCAACGCGCGCAGTTGGGCATCCCCGAAGGGCTGATCCGCTACTCGGTCGGTATCGAAAACGTCGACGATCTGATTGCTGATCTGGAGCAGGCACTGGCGATAGTCCCCGAACCGGCCGACGCACTGCTGACCGCCTGA
- a CDS encoding VOC family protein yields MNQHIGQIALLVDDYDEAIAFYTQKLSFDLLEDTRLSDTKRWVRVAPRNSTGFSLLLARADSDEQRSRVGNQTGGRVFLFLYTDDFQRDYEAMRTAGIVFTRGPVEEPYGTVGVFADLYGNLWDMIQPK; encoded by the coding sequence ATGAATCAACACATCGGACAGATCGCCCTGCTCGTCGACGATTACGACGAAGCCATTGCTTTTTACACGCAAAAACTGTCGTTCGACCTACTGGAAGACACCCGACTGAGCGACACCAAACGGTGGGTTCGCGTGGCTCCCCGCAACAGTACCGGGTTCAGCCTGCTACTGGCCCGCGCCGATTCCGACGAGCAGCGTAGCCGGGTAGGTAATCAGACGGGTGGGCGTGTTTTCCTGTTCCTGTACACCGACGATTTCCAGCGCGATTACGAGGCTATGCGTACGGCTGGTATCGTGTTCACGCGTGGGCCAGTCGAGGAACCATACGGCACGGTGGGTGTTTTCGCGGATCTGTACGGCAACCTATGGGATATGATTCAGCCAAAGTAA